The Mucilaginibacter terrenus genome has a segment encoding these proteins:
- a CDS encoding S41 family peptidase, producing the protein MKMRTVTTIVLMSLIALNAVAQTREQTSRLATFARVWGFLKYYHPEAAKGHPDWDVELTKRYLTITKLKSDEEFNKLLISWYKGLPKAKVSTSETQPKGDSIIRVFSEHDINKLNIAKDLKRELLNLYRYHLPDSSKYINNKEGGYTYDHIFHNEDMMEKPDYPDEAHRFLALARFWNIVNYFYPHKAVNTPDWDKVLADFVPQFVNAADADQYREAFLKLTCRIRDSHSWFLNKEWNAKHGDFLNMPFDTYYAGGKYIIGYSRYDSLMKANNFKIGDEILAVNGTPVAERERQIKSYTTGTNNAVFHRDLGRNLFRFDSSRTVNVTLSRNGQVIESKAKMYSYGELYQYRLRHRAKLWEDMGNGIFYVRICEIADTKNLKNMYEAIKDARGVIWEMRDYPSFKIVQAMFPGIMANRGRAEIDYEGVLEYPGVFKANMQQLPAEPDTLNLPLYKGKLVVLVNEHTQSLAESVALELRMRPNTIIMGRQTAGTTGNMIRIDMPGGIQGSYTAVKVVGLNRSFEEGKGVKLDREVKLTPAKICSAEDYLLQQAYKEALKN; encoded by the coding sequence ATGAAAATGCGCACCGTTACCACTATCGTCTTAATGAGTCTTATTGCTTTGAATGCAGTGGCTCAAACCAGGGAACAAACCAGCAGGTTGGCCACCTTCGCCCGTGTTTGGGGATTTTTGAAATATTATCACCCGGAAGCAGCCAAAGGACACCCGGATTGGGACGTGGAACTCACAAAACGCTATTTAACTATAACGAAACTAAAGTCTGATGAAGAATTTAACAAATTATTAATCAGCTGGTACAAGGGTTTACCTAAAGCAAAAGTTAGTACCAGTGAGACTCAGCCAAAAGGTGATTCAATTATCAGGGTGTTTTCCGAACATGACATCAACAAGCTTAATATTGCCAAAGATTTAAAGAGAGAGTTGTTGAATTTATACCGTTACCACCTGCCTGATTCCAGCAAATACATTAACAATAAAGAGGGTGGCTATACCTATGATCATATCTTCCATAATGAGGACATGATGGAGAAACCCGACTACCCGGATGAGGCGCATCGCTTTTTGGCGTTAGCACGTTTTTGGAATATTGTGAATTACTTTTATCCGCACAAAGCAGTTAATACCCCTGATTGGGATAAGGTGCTGGCTGATTTTGTACCGCAGTTCGTGAATGCTGCCGATGCTGACCAATACCGGGAAGCGTTCCTGAAACTTACCTGCCGCATTCGTGACAGCCACAGTTGGTTTTTGAATAAAGAATGGAACGCCAAACATGGCGACTTCTTGAACATGCCGTTTGATACCTACTATGCTGGCGGGAAATATATAATTGGCTACAGCAGGTACGATTCGCTGATGAAGGCTAACAATTTCAAAATAGGCGATGAGATACTTGCCGTAAATGGTACACCAGTGGCAGAGCGCGAGCGGCAAATAAAATCTTATACCACTGGAACCAATAACGCTGTTTTCCATCGTGACCTTGGCCGTAACCTGTTCCGGTTCGATTCATCCAGGACTGTAAATGTTACTTTAAGCAGGAATGGGCAAGTGATTGAAAGTAAGGCCAAAATGTACAGCTATGGAGAATTGTACCAATACCGTTTACGCCATCGCGCGAAGTTGTGGGAGGATATGGGGAATGGTATATTTTACGTGCGGATATGTGAAATAGCCGATACAAAGAACCTTAAAAACATGTACGAGGCTATAAAGGATGCTAGAGGAGTAATTTGGGAAATGCGCGACTATCCGTCATTCAAGATCGTACAAGCTATGTTCCCTGGCATTATGGCAAACAGGGGCAGGGCAGAGATCGACTATGAGGGTGTGCTGGAGTATCCGGGGGTATTCAAAGCCAATATGCAGCAACTACCTGCTGAGCCCGATACGCTAAATCTGCCTTTATACAAAGGCAAGCTGGTGGTGCTGGTGAACGAGCATACGCAAAGCCTGGCAGAAAGTGTCGCGCTGGAACTGCGCATGCGGCCTAATACAATTATCATGGGCAGGCAAACCGCAGGTACAACTGGTAACATGATCAGGATAGATATGCCCGGAGGTATACAGGGCTCGTACACAGCAGTTAAAGTGGTTGGACTTAACAGAAGCTTTGAAGAAGGAAAAGGCGTAAAGCTGGACAGGGAGGTAAAACTTACCCCGGCGAAGATCTGTTCAGCTGAGGACTACTTGCTGCAGCAGGCTTATAAAGAAGCGCTCAAGAATTAA
- a CDS encoding DUF4920 domain-containing protein, whose amino-acid sequence MKRLTLLILTLCFSAIAFAQTAITPAAEGVTYGKTVTADNAISTESLKTSLSTDSVYNGKVTGTVVEVCKKKGCFMKLAQDNGKTIMVQFTDYAYFMPQNIVGKTVVVEGKAKVKETSVERLVHYAKDAGKSQAEIAQITEPKKDISIMADGVLVVK is encoded by the coding sequence ATGAAACGCTTAACCCTGCTTATTTTGACACTGTGCTTTTCAGCTATCGCCTTTGCACAAACAGCTATCACCCCTGCTGCCGAAGGTGTAACCTACGGCAAAACTGTAACTGCCGATAACGCTATCAGCACCGAAAGCCTGAAAACGAGCCTGAGTACTGACTCTGTATACAACGGCAAAGTGACAGGAACAGTAGTTGAAGTTTGTAAAAAGAAAGGTTGCTTTATGAAACTCGCCCAGGATAATGGTAAAACCATAATGGTGCAGTTTACAGACTACGCCTACTTTATGCCACAGAACATTGTTGGAAAAACGGTAGTAGTTGAAGGTAAAGCCAAAGTTAAGGAGACATCAGTGGAGCGCCTGGTGCACTACGCTAAAGACGCCGGTAAAAGCCAGGCCGAGATTGCTCAGATCACCGAGCCTAAGAAGGACATTTCCATTATGGCAGACGGTGTTCTTGTGGTAAAATAA
- the uxaC gene encoding glucuronate isomerase — translation MKTFLDEDFLLQTETAKRLYHDYASHLPIIDYHCHLPPNEIAGDINFDNLTAIWLHGDHYKWRAMRANGVDESYITGGKSDKEKFDQWAATVPYTLRNPLYHWTHLELQRYFGIKSRLMPATADDIYNDCTEKLRSKEYRVRSLIVRNNVEVICTTDDPLDSLEYHQKIRQDNFGVKVLPAFRPDKAMNTDSLSALNNYINQVEKVVDSEIPDWYSYLSALKKRHTYFAGQGCCVSDHGIDQIYAEDYTEKEVSEIFGKIRSNQPITVQESVKFKSAMLYQFAVWDHEKGWVQQYHIGALRNNSSRGFRQSGPDTGRDSIGDFHQGKSLSKFLDKLDSEDKLAKTILYNLNPADNELMATMAGNFNDGSVAGKIQWGSAWWFLDQKDGMIRQMNALSNMGLLSRLVGMLTDSRSFMSFPRHEYFRRILCNLFGDDIENGELPNDLEWTGKIVQDICYYNAKNYFDFDKK, via the coding sequence ATGAAAACCTTTCTCGACGAGGATTTTTTACTGCAAACAGAGACTGCAAAGCGTCTTTATCACGACTATGCGTCCCATCTGCCTATTATTGATTATCACTGCCATCTGCCCCCAAATGAGATAGCCGGAGATATCAATTTCGATAATTTAACTGCTATATGGTTGCACGGAGATCATTACAAATGGCGGGCAATGCGGGCTAACGGCGTGGATGAGAGCTATATAACTGGTGGTAAAAGCGATAAAGAGAAGTTTGATCAATGGGCGGCAACGGTACCTTACACCCTTCGTAATCCATTATATCACTGGACACATCTGGAATTACAGCGGTATTTCGGCATAAAATCAAGGTTGATGCCTGCTACTGCTGATGATATTTATAACGATTGTACCGAGAAGCTCCGCAGTAAAGAATATAGAGTTAGAAGCCTGATAGTCAGGAACAATGTCGAGGTTATCTGCACCACTGATGACCCATTGGACAGCCTTGAATATCACCAGAAAATACGTCAGGACAACTTTGGCGTTAAGGTGTTGCCAGCATTCCGGCCTGATAAGGCCATGAACACCGATAGCCTTTCTGCATTGAACAATTACATCAATCAAGTAGAGAAAGTAGTTGATAGTGAGATACCTGACTGGTATAGCTACCTGTCTGCTCTAAAAAAACGCCACACCTACTTTGCAGGACAGGGCTGCTGTGTGTCTGATCATGGCATAGATCAGATATATGCTGAGGATTACACAGAGAAGGAAGTGTCGGAGATTTTTGGTAAGATACGCTCCAATCAGCCAATAACAGTACAGGAGAGTGTGAAATTTAAATCGGCCATGCTGTACCAGTTTGCCGTTTGGGACCATGAGAAAGGGTGGGTGCAGCAGTACCATATTGGCGCTTTACGCAACAATAGCTCGCGCGGCTTCAGGCAGTCTGGTCCTGACACGGGTCGCGACTCTATAGGTGATTTTCATCAGGGAAAAAGCCTGTCAAAGTTTCTGGATAAGCTTGACAGTGAAGATAAACTGGCTAAAACCATTCTCTATAATCTTAACCCTGCTGATAATGAGCTGATGGCCACAATGGCCGGCAACTTTAATGATGGCTCGGTTGCTGGTAAGATACAGTGGGGTTCGGCTTGGTGGTTCCTTGATCAGAAAGATGGCATGATCAGGCAGATGAATGCCTTGTCTAATATGGGGCTACTTAGCCGTCTGGTGGGTATGCTAACAGATTCGCGCAGTTTTATGTCTTTCCCCCGGCACGAATATTTCCGCAGGATACTTTGCAACTTATTTGGTGACGACATTGAGAATGGCGAGTTGCCTAATGACCTCGAATGGACCGGCAAAATTGTACAAGACATTTGCTACTACAATGCCAAGAACTACTTTGATTTTGACAAAAAATAA
- a CDS encoding beta/alpha barrel domain-containing protein, giving the protein MVDKEAVLDTILSQGILPLFFYEDASVSLEITRTLYKAGVRALEYTNRGKEALANFRIIKQAVAADMPGMYLGIGTIKTGLEAEAFVDAGADFIVSPIIDSEVAQVASSYKLLYIPGCMTPSEIHVAQQYKAMLIKLFPANILGPAFVSSIRELFPGQLFVPTGGVELEADNISAWFRSGVCAVGLGSKLISKKVLDERLYDKLYADTTKALELVQLSK; this is encoded by the coding sequence ATGGTTGATAAAGAAGCTGTATTAGACACTATACTTTCGCAGGGTATCTTACCGCTGTTTTTCTACGAAGATGCTTCTGTGAGCCTCGAAATCACCCGTACACTGTATAAAGCCGGGGTGAGGGCGCTGGAATACACAAACAGGGGCAAAGAGGCATTAGCTAACTTTCGTATCATCAAACAAGCTGTTGCTGCAGATATGCCAGGTATGTACCTGGGCATTGGTACCATTAAAACCGGACTGGAAGCAGAGGCGTTTGTTGATGCAGGAGCAGATTTCATAGTATCACCTATTATTGATAGCGAGGTTGCTCAGGTGGCTTCAAGCTACAAGCTGTTGTATATTCCTGGTTGTATGACACCGTCGGAAATACATGTGGCGCAGCAGTATAAGGCCATGCTGATAAAGCTTTTCCCTGCTAATATCCTGGGGCCGGCATTTGTCTCTTCTATACGGGAGTTGTTTCCAGGGCAGCTGTTTGTACCTACCGGCGGGGTAGAACTGGAGGCAGATAACATATCGGCATGGTTCCGTTCTGGTGTGTGCGCTGTAGGGTTGGGAAGTAAACTTATTAGTAAAAAGGTTTTGGATGAGCGACTTTACGACAAGTTATATGCTGATACAACCAAAGCGCTGGAACTGGTACAGCTAAGTAAATAA
- a CDS encoding VF530 family protein, translating into MQQTSKDPLHGKTLEAILTALVNYFDWPELGYRIRINCFLDNPSINSSLKFLRKTPWARKKVEELYIEFHQKMPADKA; encoded by the coding sequence ATGCAGCAAACCTCAAAAGACCCACTCCACGGTAAAACCCTGGAAGCTATATTAACGGCTTTGGTGAACTATTTTGATTGGCCGGAGCTTGGTTATCGTATCCGGATAAACTGTTTTCTGGATAATCCAAGTATAAACTCCAGCCTCAAGTTCCTGCGCAAAACGCCTTGGGCACGCAAGAAAGTGGAAGAGCTTTATATAGAGTTCCACCAAAAAATGCCTGCCGATAAAGCCTAG
- a CDS encoding DEAD/DEAH box helicase, with the protein MSTKLISGQVTKCVSLPPYILSMVWSDKLRLNKQLIRSVKEVGYTSPTELQLKTINRIIGGQDLIAIAPEGCGKTTTIVLGALNRFSYKPDGVPQVLILVPDQEAVFAMIAHFDLLNKNSAIRIVGLHTGGGVDQQMDDLAEGADIVIASPERARAIYLKLGLNLNKVTLFIIDDAHEIVKLGLQLPVTELSNSIDKCQRLVFSEVMHDKLERMIMPFMNTPAEIEVDGSFDQKIPTYQQLLYHVPNFGTKLNLLTLFMQDDELFTKTVVFANTKQTAEKIYQQLQNRQRTTVMLLAPAAFELKQVSAISEFTEDESARVLIIANENEQETDLTNIPFIIHFDLPADKDTFIKHVTKATDSNDDDTVAITFATDIELNQVRKIEQATGQKMEAGELPEDLVIEKDHKQKEAEKEKKPVRVDPNKHVPGEAFHTKKPENAKTFNFSSGEKAKMNKKRKH; encoded by the coding sequence ATGTCGACAAAGCTCATTTCGGGGCAGGTAACTAAATGTGTATCTTTGCCGCCTTATATTTTAAGTATGGTGTGGTCAGATAAGCTACGGCTGAACAAGCAATTAATTCGATCTGTTAAGGAAGTTGGCTACACCAGCCCTACCGAACTACAGTTAAAAACAATTAACCGCATCATAGGCGGCCAAGACTTAATTGCCATAGCACCGGAAGGATGCGGCAAGACGACTACTATTGTGCTTGGCGCGTTAAACCGCTTTAGTTATAAACCCGATGGTGTGCCGCAAGTGCTGATACTGGTGCCAGATCAGGAGGCGGTTTTCGCAATGATCGCCCATTTTGATCTGCTTAATAAGAACTCCGCCATACGTATAGTCGGCCTTCACACAGGAGGGGGTGTAGACCAACAAATGGACGACCTTGCTGAAGGTGCAGATATTGTAATTGCCTCACCTGAAAGGGCCAGAGCTATTTATTTAAAGTTAGGATTGAACCTGAACAAGGTCACTCTATTTATTATAGATGATGCGCATGAGATAGTAAAACTTGGCTTACAGCTGCCCGTTACAGAGCTATCTAACAGCATTGATAAGTGCCAGCGCCTTGTGTTCAGCGAAGTGATGCATGACAAGCTGGAACGAATGATAATGCCGTTTATGAATACTCCGGCAGAGATTGAAGTGGATGGATCATTTGACCAGAAAATACCAACTTATCAGCAGCTGTTGTATCATGTACCTAACTTCGGCACAAAGTTAAACCTGCTTACATTGTTTATGCAAGACGATGAACTGTTTACTAAAACAGTGGTATTTGCCAATACAAAACAAACTGCTGAAAAGATTTACCAGCAACTACAAAACCGGCAACGTACAACAGTGATGCTGCTTGCTCCGGCCGCGTTCGAACTAAAACAAGTAAGCGCAATAAGCGAGTTTACAGAGGATGAAAGCGCCCGTGTACTCATAATTGCGAATGAAAACGAACAGGAAACTGACCTGACCAACATACCTTTCATCATCCATTTTGACCTACCTGCAGACAAAGACACGTTTATCAAACATGTAACTAAGGCAACCGACAGCAACGACGATGATACTGTAGCAATAACTTTTGCTACTGACATTGAATTGAACCAGGTTCGTAAGATTGAGCAGGCAACAGGGCAGAAAATGGAAGCCGGTGAGCTGCCCGAAGATTTGGTAATAGAGAAGGACCACAAGCAAAAAGAAGCTGAAAAGGAAAAGAAACCTGTGCGTGTAGACCCCAATAAACACGTTCCCGGAGAAGCCTTTCACACAAAGAAGCCTGAGAACGCCAAAACATTCAATTTCAGTTCAGGGGAAAAAGCTAAGATGAACAAGAAGCGTAAGCACTAG
- a CDS encoding glycoside hydrolase family 172 protein translates to MKKHLFTAIFALLGLGAAAQQYDGLSSSMGNIFRTSDAVSRSISPENFKGEKGKGGMATTGTGAAASRDLGQTWKVSPSVIIKKHTTYTVAEIDGSGAIQHIWMTPTGNWRYSIIRFYWDDETTPSVEAPVGDFFCMGWGKYSPLTSLAVVVNPGSAFNCYWPMPFRKKCRITMENIDDEDMVLYYQVDYTLTKVPDDAGYFHAQFRRINPLPYKKDYVLVDSIRGKGQYVGTYLAYGSNKNGWWGEGEIKFFMDGDTKYPTIIGTGTEDYFCGSYNFDSRKKRPDGSEYTDYTEFSGPYTGLHQVIRGDGHYNVGQRFGMYRWHIADPIRFEKNLKVTLQALGWRSGGRYLPLQDDIASVVFWYQTGQHGPFPKLPAKDELEVN, encoded by the coding sequence ATGAAAAAACACCTTTTTACAGCAATTTTTGCATTGCTGGGCTTGGGGGCTGCAGCACAGCAATACGATGGTTTGAGCAGCAGCATGGGCAACATCTTCCGGACATCTGATGCGGTGAGCAGATCCATCAGCCCCGAAAACTTCAAAGGCGAAAAAGGAAAGGGCGGCATGGCAACCACCGGCACAGGTGCAGCCGCCTCCCGTGATCTGGGGCAGACATGGAAAGTGAGCCCTTCCGTAATCATCAAAAAACACACTACTTACACCGTTGCAGAAATTGATGGCTCAGGCGCTATACAACACATCTGGATGACACCTACAGGTAACTGGCGTTATTCGATAATTCGCTTTTACTGGGATGATGAAACAACGCCATCAGTAGAAGCACCTGTGGGCGATTTCTTTTGTATGGGCTGGGGAAAGTATTCGCCGCTTACCTCGTTGGCGGTAGTGGTAAATCCCGGCAGTGCTTTCAACTGTTACTGGCCGATGCCATTTAGGAAAAAGTGCCGGATAACAATGGAGAATATTGATGATGAAGATATGGTGCTATACTACCAGGTAGATTATACGTTGACCAAGGTGCCCGATGACGCAGGTTATTTTCATGCGCAATTCAGGCGTATAAACCCGTTGCCTTACAAAAAAGACTATGTTTTAGTAGACAGCATCAGGGGCAAGGGCCAGTATGTAGGCACTTACCTAGCTTATGGATCAAACAAAAACGGCTGGTGGGGAGAAGGCGAAATAAAATTTTTTATGGATGGCGATACTAAATACCCTACCATAATAGGCACCGGCACCGAGGACTACTTCTGTGGTTCATACAATTTCGATTCACGAAAGAAGCGGCCTGATGGAAGTGAATACACCGACTATACCGAGTTTAGCGGACCGTATACTGGATTGCACCAGGTAATACGTGGAGATGGGCATTACAATGTTGGCCAGCGCTTTGGCATGTACCGCTGGCATATTGCTGATCCGATACGATTTGAAAAGAACCTTAAAGTTACCTTACAGGCGTTAGGATGGCGCAGCGGAGGCAGGTATTTGCCTTTACAGGACGACATAGCTTCCGTTGTGTTTTGGTACCAAACGGGGCAGCATGGCCCGTTTCCAAAATTGCCGGCTAAGGATGAATTGGAAGTGAATTAG
- the fucP gene encoding L-fucose:H+ symporter permease, with the protein MSKNNNLAAVALITSLFFLWGFALNLNPILIPHLKKACQLTDFQSSLIDSASYIAYFLMPIPAALFMKKYSYKGGIVLGLLLFSVGALLFYPAAAVREYSFFLGALFVVFSGMAFLETAANPLITLIGDPASATQRINFAQSFNGLAATVSPLLGGLFILSGKTLTAAEEKAMSSQELGAYLDKEASSVQIPFIVISIVVFIVAVLVWRTAFPAVTDENADELGDERRPLGSRIAELLKNKQLMTGVLAEFFYVGGQACVSSFFIRFSEKVALIPEKDASTIYLPLAFLGFMIGRFVGTFLMRFFNPVKLLLTYAVINVILILLAVNLHGREAVYTLMAVWFFMSIMFPTIFSLSIRNLGNKTKLGSSLVIMGIVGGAILPPIMGRVSDMFNIQVAYLVPGISFAAILLFALNNLKVKKVNVVAGH; encoded by the coding sequence ATGTCTAAAAATAACAACCTTGCTGCAGTTGCGCTTATCACTTCGCTATTCTTTTTATGGGGCTTTGCGTTGAACCTTAACCCTATACTGATACCGCATTTAAAAAAGGCTTGTCAGCTTACCGATTTTCAATCTTCATTAATTGATTCTGCATCCTATATTGCTTATTTCCTGATGCCTATTCCAGCAGCGTTGTTCATGAAAAAGTACAGCTATAAAGGGGGAATTGTGTTAGGGCTCTTGCTGTTTTCGGTTGGGGCCTTGTTGTTTTACCCGGCAGCAGCTGTAAGGGAGTATAGTTTTTTTCTTGGGGCATTATTTGTGGTATTCTCCGGAATGGCTTTCCTGGAGACTGCCGCGAATCCGTTGATTACCCTTATTGGCGACCCGGCAAGCGCCACCCAACGCATAAACTTTGCTCAATCTTTTAACGGCCTTGCAGCTACGGTAAGTCCGCTCTTAGGTGGTCTGTTTATTTTGTCAGGTAAAACACTTACCGCGGCCGAAGAAAAGGCCATGTCATCACAGGAATTGGGTGCTTACCTGGATAAGGAAGCGTCATCGGTACAAATACCCTTCATTGTAATAAGTATAGTGGTGTTTATTGTTGCTGTGCTTGTTTGGCGTACCGCTTTTCCTGCGGTGACAGACGAAAATGCAGACGAACTTGGCGACGAACGTCGGCCGCTTGGTAGCCGGATAGCAGAGTTGTTAAAGAACAAGCAATTAATGACAGGCGTATTGGCCGAATTCTTTTATGTAGGTGGCCAGGCTTGTGTAAGCAGCTTTTTTATACGTTTTAGCGAAAAAGTAGCTTTAATACCCGAGAAAGATGCCTCTACCATTTATCTTCCGCTGGCATTTTTAGGCTTCATGATCGGGCGCTTTGTGGGTACGTTCCTTATGCGGTTTTTCAATCCTGTAAAGTTGCTGCTTACTTACGCGGTAATAAATGTTATCCTGATTCTGCTTGCCGTAAACCTGCATGGCAGGGAGGCTGTATATACGTTAATGGCGGTATGGTTCTTTATGTCTATCATGTTCCCAACAATTTTCTCGTTGAGCATCCGTAACCTTGGCAATAAAACAAAGCTGGGTTCGTCGCTGGTAATAATGGGTATTGTGGGTGGCGCTATACTACCGCCAATAATGGGCCGGGTGTCCGACATGTTCAACATCCAGGTTGCTTACCTGGTTCCCGGTATAAGCTTTGCGGCTATCCTGTTGTTTGCACTAAACAACCTTAAAGTTAAGAAGGTTAATGTAGTTGCCGGACACTAA
- a CDS encoding arylesterase has protein sequence MKSSLKIGILTCLTVVLAACNSNTKSSESDTTKTTSAVSAPKKTILVFGDSLTAGYGLDDVSEAYPGVLQTKLDSAKLPYHIVNSGVSGETSAGGLGRIDWILKQPVDIFVLELGANDGLRGLPVSSTQSNLQTIIDKVKTKYPKAKLMLLGMQVPPNMGGTYVNDFKDMFPNLAKKNNITLVPFLLQGVGGVKSLNQADGIHPTAEGAKILANNVWAELKGLL, from the coding sequence ATGAAATCCAGCCTTAAAATAGGGATACTTACCTGCTTAACCGTTGTTCTTGCTGCGTGCAATAGTAACACAAAGTCCTCCGAATCGGACACCACTAAGACCACCTCAGCCGTGTCGGCTCCTAAGAAAACTATACTAGTATTCGGCGATAGTCTTACTGCCGGTTACGGGCTTGATGATGTATCTGAAGCTTACCCGGGGGTTCTTCAAACCAAACTTGATTCTGCAAAGCTGCCCTATCATATAGTAAACAGCGGAGTAAGCGGAGAAACATCTGCAGGAGGGCTGGGAAGAATAGATTGGATATTGAAGCAGCCGGTAGACATATTTGTGCTAGAACTTGGCGCTAATGATGGCTTGCGTGGTTTACCTGTAAGCAGTACACAGTCCAATCTGCAAACCATTATCGACAAAGTAAAAACCAAGTATCCAAAAGCCAAGTTAATGCTGTTGGGCATGCAGGTACCACCAAACATGGGCGGTACTTACGTTAACGACTTTAAGGATATGTTCCCAAATCTTGCCAAAAAGAACAACATAACACTTGTACCATTTCTGTTGCAAGGCGTAGGTGGTGTAAAGAGTTTAAACCAAGCAGATGGCATACACCCTACTGCTGAAGGCGCTAAAATACTCGCCAATAACGTTTGGGCGGAGCTCAAAGGATTGTTATAG